From Xyrauchen texanus isolate HMW12.3.18 chromosome 12, RBS_HiC_50CHRs, whole genome shotgun sequence, one genomic window encodes:
- the chmp6a gene encoding charged multivesicular body protein 6: protein MGNVFVRKRCPSRVTYQDMAILQLKQQRDKLKQYQKRITLQLEKERLLAKQLLKDGKKERALLLLKKKRYQDQLLDKTENQIANLERMVQDIEFAQIEIKVIEGLKAGNDCLKQMHEVLSIEKVERILEETQEAIEYQKQIDELLAGSLTQEDEDAVLAELEAITQEEDITLPELPTDPLPVVPKGVTEGKEAKIKVEREMLAA from the exons ATGGGAAATGTTTTCGTCAGAAAGAGATGTCCCAGTCGAGTGACATATCAGGACATGGCGATATTG CAATTGAAACAGCAGCGAGATAAACTAAAGCAATATCAGAAGAGAATCACATTACAGCTGGAGAAAGAGAGACTGCTGGCCAAACAGCTCCTGAAGGATGGCAAGAAAGA ACGAGCTCTTCTGCTGCTTAAAAAGAAACGCTACCAAGATCAGCTGCTGGACAAGACCGAGAACCAGATAGCCAACTTGGAGCGCATG GTTCAAGATATTGAATTTGCTCAGATTGAAATAAAAGTCATTGAGGGTTTGAAAGCTGGCAATGACTGTCTCAAGCAAATGCATGAG GTCTTGTCCATCGAGAAGGTGGAGAGAATACTGGAGGAGACACAGGAGGCCATTGAGTATCAGAAG CAAATTGATGAGCTGCTGGCAGGTTCTTTGACACAGGAGGATGAGGATGCTGTCTTAGCAGAGCTGGAGGCCATCACTCAG GAAGAAGACATAACCCTTCCAGAATTACCCACAGATCCCTTGCCGGTGGTGCCTAAAGGCGTGACAG AGGGAAAAGAGGCAAAAATCAAGGTGGAGAGAGAAATGCTGGCAGCGTAG